Sequence from the Longimicrobiaceae bacterium genome:
ATGTCCATGAGGATGAGCGCCGGATGCTTCTCCACCGCTTTGGTCACGGCCTGACGACCATCCGTGGCCACCTCCACCCGGTATCCGACTGCCTCCAGCAGCGTCTTCAGAGCGTCACGACTGTCCAGGTGATCCTCGGCCACGAGGATCACCGAACCCGAGCGGCTGGATCCGTTCACAACGCTGCGAGTGTTTCTGATTTCCCGGATGGCACAGCGCTTCGCGATCCGCCGATGAGAGGCGGATCCGCGCTCTGGCAAATTCGTCGCTGACGTGGAATTACAAAGGAGGCTGCAGCCGTGCAAATCACATGCCGGTATCGATCAGTTGCGGCCGCCTTCAGCAGCCTGACTCGGAGGAGGTGTGCGTGGTAGGGTGAGCGTGAACGTGGTTCCATGTCCGGGGGCGGTCTCCAGCTCGAGAGTGCCGCCGAGGAGCAGCGCGAGCCGCCGCGAGATCGCCAGCCCCAGCCCGGTTCCTCCCCCCGAGCGGCCGAGACGGGTCTGCTCGAATTCCTCGAACACCTTCTCCACGTCGTCCGGGTGGATCCCCGGTCCGGTGTCCGTGACGGCCAGGATGGGCTTGCCGCCTTGCTCCCGCAGCTGCACGGCGACTTCCCCTTCGCTGGTGAACTTCACGGCGTTCGACAGCAGATTCAGGAGGATCTGTCGCACCCGCGCCGGGTCGGTGGTGATCGGCTCGACCTTGTCCAGCTCTGTTCTCAGCAGAAGTCCTTTCTGCTCGGCCTGGAGCTGCACCGATGTGACCGTGTCCATCACCAGGTATCGAAGGTCCACCAGCTCGCGACTGATCTCCAGCTTGCCCGCCTCGATCTTGGAGATGTCGAGCACGTCGTTGATGAGCTCGAGCAGATGTTGCGCGCTGCGGCCGAGGCTGTCGACCGCTTTCATCTGCGCCTCCGACAACTCTCCGAAGCTGCCCAACTGCAGGAGCTGGTTGTAGCCGATCACCGCATTGATCGGCGTGCGCAGGTCGTGGCTCATGGCGGCGAAGAAGCGCGACCTCTCGGACATCGCCCTTTCCAGTTTATCGGCCTGCTCTTCCATCTTCTGCGCCTGCTCACGCGTGCGGACGTGGAGCAGCGCGTTGTCGAGGGCGATGCTCGCCTGCCGGGCGAGGAGCTGCAGGAGTGGGACGTCGCCGCTGCGCGAAAGGCCTGAGCGACGCTGGATCAGCACAGCGAGCAGGAGCGGGGCGCGGCCGTCGATCT
This genomic interval carries:
- a CDS encoding ATP-binding protein; amino-acid sequence: MARVLVVDDQKIPRVAVAASLGEAGHVVATAENGEEGLRLAREWCPDVIVLDVYMPGLDGFEVVERLKEDPRTQQMPVIFLTADPPTDEVIVRGLDLGAYDFLTKDCSRAELLARVGVMSRIKRSTDELTALARISDSLMQSLEPEEVSRRFVEQVREVFRARAALLVFAPGDDHPPLYSASGVDLADPMVRRLAASIFEHLGDGGQRPIELNLAELTGPEGAVVRREELSAAVATRVQIDGRAPLLLAVLIQRRSGLSRSGDVPLLQLLARQASIALDNALLHVRTREQAQKMEEQADKLERAMSERSRFFAAMSHDLRTPINAVIGYNQLLQLGSFGELSEAQMKAVDSLGRSAQHLLELINDVLDISKIEAGKLEISRELVDLRYLVMDTVTSVQLQAEQKGLLLRTELDKVEPITTDPARVRQILLNLLSNAVKFTSEGEVAVQLREQGGKPILAVTDTGPGIHPDDVEKVFEEFEQTRLGRSGGGTGLGLAISRRLALLLGGTLELETAPGHGTTFTLTLPRTPPPSQAAEGGRN